From the Desulfohalovibrio reitneri genome, one window contains:
- a CDS encoding DUF748 domain-containing protein, whose protein sequence is MSAVFSGKGRISGRWKSLRREWKIAGVLLALFLAYAAFGFLVAPSIIRSNLDSSLEKALGRQVEVGAVSFNPLTLELGADGVSVLQKEGDGALLSLDGLRIDLDSFSLIEWAVVIGELRLVRPVVHFVYYEDGSHNLSDLIAEESGDDRDAGGGDGGIFPVVLRRFAIEGGDITVEDRALGKTHRVERLNLTIPFASTLAEHVQREIQPTLDAVVNGTPVSLTGRALPLADPLRAEFDIKIKGSDLTHYWAYSPLPDTVNLETGTLSCDAKLIFEQGGDILPSLLVGGDYTLRDVALTGLEGERILAFDRLALRLKEIGVFDRIIRASSLELSAPYLSVTRLEDGGLDWSRYLPVVPPDTEAEEIAEEAVDTVEEETEAAIHLETDRLTVSDGRVRFRDRVVPGGYEYTLAPLSVTAEGVNTGDEEPARLSVSMGAAEGGLVSVNATFGVLPLQARGTVGLRGIRPTDFKAYFRDALPLELRSSMLDGSLDFLVPKGRAGEFRVESFDLTLGGVALATKGAEQPQVEVPELRLTGGTVDPTDRVVEVDSVSLEKARVAMTREKNGSIDLLAPFTGEGSEERDETKVASEGDGGVWKVSVKKAAISEAAVSLDDRAAPRPGEIKLENIEAGFSDFRLGENGPMPLRLAARLAKGGDISFQGNANAGGEISGRLDLNGIAVKQASMYLPPESPLTIAGGALNASGDLRTGSGETAVRYTGGLRLADLLLTEGEGGGELLSLPSLDVSGVEVEGAPFNVRVQNVDFSGLDALYAVGPDGRTNVDRVLAGFGGDGEEVDKEGESALASLSIERILLADGRVRFTDRSVDPAFDTELADLRASLTGLALSPEQRSRVEVAGIVGGSAPLAVEGTLNLMRAGAETDFLAKLENLALPPLTPYSVKYIAYPLTKGKLYADMDFTVRDLVITGQNRFRFEQLEVGDKVESETAADVPIKTAMSLLTDSSGTLALNVPVEGRLDDPQFRLGKIIFRAVGSMFGKIVTSPFAFLGAIFGGDGAPDNMGILEFDPGTVEMDDTDRRKLDIVAQAMDDRPNIHVELAAYVDPEEDTRALKDRVVDRLVRKAKMEDMGLLAPRDPSRVAVTQHEYPEYLADAYEKATGDKARGRPPEVLRELIRQHITLEPGELTDLAKSRSAAARDYLTKTKGIDPGRVFVREENHLAEPEEDGVSKPRVELGVTR, encoded by the coding sequence ATGAGCGCGGTGTTCAGCGGGAAAGGGAGGATTTCCGGCCGATGGAAGTCCCTGCGACGGGAATGGAAGATAGCGGGCGTGCTCCTGGCCCTGTTCCTGGCCTACGCGGCCTTCGGCTTTCTGGTCGCGCCCTCCATCATCCGCTCCAACCTTGACTCCTCCCTGGAAAAGGCGCTCGGCCGCCAAGTGGAAGTGGGGGCGGTTTCCTTCAACCCCCTCACCCTGGAACTCGGTGCGGACGGTGTCAGCGTCTTGCAAAAGGAGGGCGACGGGGCGCTCTTGTCCCTGGACGGCCTGCGCATTGACCTGGACTCTTTTTCGCTCATCGAGTGGGCCGTGGTCATCGGCGAGTTGCGTTTGGTCCGGCCCGTTGTCCATTTTGTTTATTACGAGGACGGCAGCCACAACCTTTCTGATCTGATAGCCGAAGAGAGCGGAGACGATCGGGATGCGGGCGGCGGTGATGGCGGAATCTTCCCCGTGGTTCTGCGTCGCTTCGCCATCGAGGGCGGCGACATCACCGTGGAGGACCGCGCCCTGGGCAAGACGCATCGCGTGGAGAGGCTCAACCTCACCATCCCCTTCGCCTCCACCCTGGCTGAGCACGTGCAGCGGGAAATCCAGCCAACTCTGGACGCCGTGGTCAACGGCACGCCGGTCTCGCTGACGGGCCGTGCTCTGCCATTGGCCGACCCCCTGCGCGCCGAGTTCGACATCAAGATTAAAGGCTCCGACCTGACCCACTATTGGGCCTACTCTCCGCTGCCCGACACGGTGAACCTTGAAACAGGAACCCTCTCCTGCGATGCCAAGCTGATCTTCGAGCAGGGCGGGGACATCCTGCCCAGCCTGCTGGTGGGCGGCGACTACACCCTGCGCGACGTGGCCCTCACCGGCCTGGAAGGCGAGCGGATTCTGGCCTTCGATCGTCTTGCCCTGCGGCTCAAGGAGATCGGCGTGTTCGACCGGATAATCCGGGCCAGCAGCCTGGAACTCAGCGCTCCGTACCTCTCCGTGACGCGCCTGGAGGACGGCGGGCTGGACTGGAGCCGCTACCTGCCGGTTGTCCCGCCGGACACGGAAGCGGAGGAAATCGCGGAGGAGGCGGTGGACACGGTGGAAGAGGAAACCGAAGCCGCCATCCATTTGGAGACGGATCGGCTGACCGTCAGCGACGGGCGCGTGCGTTTCCGGGACAGGGTGGTGCCCGGCGGCTACGAGTACACCCTGGCCCCGCTGTCGGTGACGGCCGAGGGCGTGAACACCGGCGACGAGGAGCCCGCCCGCCTGTCCGTTTCCATGGGAGCGGCGGAGGGAGGCCTCGTATCCGTCAACGCCACCTTCGGCGTGCTGCCGCTGCAAGCCCGTGGCACTGTGGGGCTGCGGGGAATACGGCCCACGGATTTCAAGGCCTACTTCCGCGACGCCCTGCCTCTGGAGCTGCGCTCCAGTATGCTGGACGGAAGCCTCGATTTCCTGGTGCCCAAGGGCCGGGCCGGGGAGTTCCGCGTCGAGTCCTTCGACCTGACGCTTGGCGGGGTGGCCCTGGCGACGAAGGGGGCGGAACAGCCGCAGGTTGAAGTCCCCGAACTGCGGTTGACGGGGGGGACCGTGGACCCCACGGACCGCGTCGTGGAGGTGGATTCCGTCTCCCTGGAGAAAGCCAGGGTTGCCATGACCAGGGAAAAGAACGGGTCCATCGATCTGCTGGCCCCCTTCACCGGAGAGGGGAGTGAGGAGCGGGATGAAACCAAGGTTGCTTCCGAAGGCGACGGGGGGGTGTGGAAGGTCTCGGTCAAGAAGGCCGCCATCTCGGAGGCCGCAGTGAGCCTGGACGACCGCGCCGCTCCCCGGCCCGGCGAGATCAAGCTGGAAAACATCGAGGCCGGGTTTTCTGACTTCCGCCTGGGTGAAAACGGTCCCATGCCCCTGCGGCTGGCGGCGCGGCTGGCCAAGGGCGGGGACATCTCCTTCCAGGGCAATGCCAATGCCGGGGGAGAGATCTCGGGCCGACTGGACCTGAATGGAATCGCCGTGAAGCAGGCGTCGATGTATCTGCCGCCCGAGTCCCCGTTGACCATTGCGGGAGGCGCGCTGAACGCCTCGGGCGATCTGCGTACCGGGAGCGGCGAAACGGCGGTGCGCTACACCGGCGGCCTGCGCTTGGCCGATCTGCTGCTGACCGAGGGAGAGGGCGGCGGGGAACTGCTCTCGCTCCCAAGCCTGGACGTCTCGGGTGTGGAGGTTGAAGGCGCGCCCTTCAACGTGCGCGTTCAGAACGTGGATTTTTCCGGGCTTGACGCGCTCTACGCCGTGGGACCGGACGGACGGACCAACGTGGACCGCGTGCTGGCCGGTTTCGGCGGGGACGGCGAAGAGGTGGATAAGGAGGGCGAAAGCGCCCTTGCCTCCCTGTCCATCGAAAGAATCTTATTGGCCGACGGTCGCGTGCGGTTCACCGACCGCAGCGTTGACCCGGCCTTCGATACGGAACTGGCCGACCTTCGCGCCAGCCTGACCGGTTTGGCCCTTTCGCCGGAGCAGCGGTCGCGCGTGGAGGTGGCGGGGATTGTGGGCGGAAGCGCGCCCTTGGCGGTGGAAGGCACGCTGAATCTCATGCGCGCGGGCGCGGAGACCGATTTCCTGGCCAAGCTGGAAAACCTGGCCCTGCCTCCCCTCACGCCGTACAGCGTGAAGTACATCGCCTACCCCCTGACCAAGGGCAAGCTCTACGCGGACATGGATTTCACGGTGCGCGACCTGGTCATAACCGGGCAGAACCGCTTCCGCTTCGAGCAGCTCGAGGTTGGCGACAAGGTGGAGTCGGAAACGGCCGCGGACGTGCCCATCAAGACGGCCATGTCCCTGCTCACGGACAGTTCGGGCACCCTGGCCCTGAACGTGCCGGTGGAAGGCCGCCTGGACGACCCCCAGTTCCGGCTTGGCAAGATCATCTTCCGGGCCGTGGGCAGCATGTTCGGCAAGATCGTCACCTCGCCGTTCGCTTTCCTGGGAGCCATCTTCGGCGGCGATGGCGCGCCGGATAACATGGGTATACTGGAGTTCGACCCCGGAACGGTGGAGATGGACGATACCGACCGCCGCAAGCTGGACATCGTGGCCCAGGCCATGGACGACCGCCCCAATATCCACGTGGAACTGGCCGCCTACGTCGATCCCGAGGAGGACACGCGGGCGCTCAAGGACAGGGTGGTGGACAGGCTGGTCCGGAAGGCGAAGATGGAGGACATGGGGCTGCTCGCGCCAAGAGACCCGTCCAGAGTGGCGGTTACACAGCACGAGTACCCCGAATACCTGGCCGACGCCTACGAAAAGGCCACCGGAGACAAGGCCCGGGGCCGTCCGCCGGAAGTGCTTCGCGAGCTTATCCGGCAGCACATCACCCTGG